The following proteins come from a genomic window of Corallococcus sp. NCRR:
- a CDS encoding bifunctional heptose 7-phosphate kinase/heptose 1-phosphate adenyltransferase → MPAAPSSRPAASSSRLPLAFARRRVLLVGDLVADHYLYGQTDRVSREAPVLIVRYESSEVKLGGGANVAANIRALSGQVTAVGALGVDSMGTELRKLFEAADIRLHAVSSRSIQTETKTRILAGGISTTRQQMLRVDRGQRGPLPPRMRKAIARQVEAAAKDADAVVVSDYGAGVVSDEVRTVLRKLAADGLPVCVDSRYALAAFAGLTVCKPNEPELEALTGRPVRTKEDLLEAGHEAVRKLGCQALLVTRGRHGMAVFDAKGGVDLIPVHGAKSAVDVTGAGDTVIASFALALAAGASFAEAARLANVAGSLVVQKPGTATVSREELLEALRSSR, encoded by the coding sequence ATGCCCGCGGCCCCGTCTTCACGTCCGGCAGCATCGTCCTCGCGCCTGCCACTCGCCTTCGCGCGTCGTCGGGTGTTGCTGGTGGGAGACCTGGTCGCCGACCACTACCTCTACGGACAGACCGACCGGGTGAGCCGCGAAGCCCCCGTGCTCATCGTCCGGTACGAGTCCTCGGAGGTAAAGCTCGGAGGCGGAGCCAACGTGGCGGCCAACATCCGCGCGCTGTCGGGGCAGGTGACGGCGGTAGGCGCCCTGGGCGTGGACTCCATGGGCACTGAGCTGCGCAAGCTCTTCGAAGCCGCGGACATCCGGCTGCACGCGGTCAGCAGCCGGAGCATCCAGACGGAGACGAAGACGCGCATCCTCGCCGGAGGCATCAGCACCACGAGGCAGCAGATGCTCCGCGTCGACCGGGGCCAGCGAGGCCCCCTCCCGCCCCGGATGCGCAAGGCCATCGCCAGGCAGGTCGAAGCCGCGGCGAAGGATGCGGACGCGGTGGTGGTCTCGGACTACGGAGCGGGCGTCGTCAGCGACGAGGTCCGGACCGTGTTGCGGAAGCTCGCCGCGGACGGCCTCCCGGTCTGCGTGGACAGCCGCTACGCGCTCGCGGCCTTCGCGGGCCTCACGGTGTGCAAGCCCAACGAGCCGGAGCTGGAAGCGCTCACGGGCCGTCCGGTGCGCACGAAGGAAGACCTCCTGGAGGCCGGTCACGAAGCGGTCCGCAAGCTGGGCTGCCAGGCCCTGCTGGTGACGCGAGGCCGCCACGGCATGGCCGTCTTCGACGCGAAGGGCGGCGTGGACCTCATCCCCGTGCACGGGGCGAAGTCGGCGGTGGACGTGACGGGAGCGGGCGACACCGTCATCGCGAGCTTCGCGTTGGCACTCGCGGCCGGAGCCTCGTTCGCAGAAGCCGCGAGGCTCGCGAACGTCGCGGGCTCGCTGGTGGTGCAGAAGCCCGGCACGGCGACGGTCTCCCGCGAAGAACTCCTTGAAGCGCTGCGGAGCTCAAGATGA
- a CDS encoding adenylyltransferase/cytidyltransferase family protein — protein MNTLDKLRPLAAIAEERERWREQGRTVALANGVFDLLHVGHVRYLEGAKALADVLVVAVNSDASTRAYKGPGRPHIPEAERAELVAALTCTDRVVVFDEPNVRTLIRALKPDVHVKGTDYTPDSIPEGDEVRAYGGRTAVAGDPKDHSTTELARRLGREGAK, from the coding sequence ATGAACACCCTGGACAAGCTGCGTCCCCTGGCCGCCATCGCGGAGGAGCGGGAACGCTGGCGCGAGCAGGGCCGCACGGTGGCCCTGGCCAACGGCGTCTTCGACCTGCTGCACGTCGGTCACGTCCGCTACCTGGAAGGGGCGAAGGCCCTGGCGGACGTGCTGGTGGTGGCGGTGAACTCGGACGCCTCCACCCGGGCCTACAAGGGGCCGGGCCGTCCGCACATCCCGGAAGCGGAGCGCGCGGAGCTGGTCGCCGCGCTGACCTGCACGGACCGCGTCGTCGTCTTCGATGAGCCGAACGTGCGGACCCTCATCCGCGCCCTCAAGCCCGACGTGCACGTGAAGGGGACGGACTACACGCCGGACTCCATCCCGGAAGGTGACGAGGTCCGGGCCTACGGAGGCAGGACGGCGGTGGCGGGAGACCCGAAGGACCACAGCACCACGGAGCTGGCCCGCAGGCTCGGCCGCGAAGGCGCGAAGTAG
- a CDS encoding glycosyltransferase: protein MRILHLFASPFWSGPAENIALLAQAQRALGHEVTVAVDRKRRDIAAEEPAVPRFQQLGLLDDGGLTLSVKSPPWELWSDLRALRRRTVDVVHAHFTHDHLVARWGTPKGAVRIRSIHAPRSLRSSLPEAAAYTVPASHLMQKLEGRHRPVQVLPALVDPMFEPPRDRKALRQTLGLEGTHLVGMISTFQQSRRHALGVEAFAEYRKQRPESRLVLVGDGALLEATRTQVSERGLTEQVTFAGYQQGADFAKWLQALDEVWILGLGNDWSARAAAQARACGVRVVAVNEGALPELSDARVESPTVEAVLTAALSGAKAGARHPTNEHIARDILALYQKAAEPRR, encoded by the coding sequence ATGCGCATCCTGCACCTGTTCGCGAGCCCCTTCTGGAGCGGCCCGGCGGAGAACATCGCGCTGCTGGCCCAGGCGCAGCGGGCGCTGGGCCACGAGGTCACGGTCGCGGTGGACCGCAAGCGCAGGGACATCGCCGCCGAGGAACCCGCCGTTCCCCGCTTCCAGCAGCTGGGCCTCCTGGACGACGGAGGCCTGACGTTGTCCGTGAAGTCCCCGCCGTGGGAGCTCTGGAGCGACCTGCGAGCCCTCCGCCGCAGAACGGTGGACGTGGTCCACGCCCACTTCACCCATGATCATCTCGTGGCACGCTGGGGAACGCCGAAGGGAGCGGTGCGGATCCGCTCCATCCACGCGCCCCGTTCGCTGCGCTCCTCGCTGCCCGAAGCCGCCGCGTACACGGTGCCCGCGAGCCACCTGATGCAGAAGCTCGAAGGCCGTCATCGCCCCGTCCAGGTACTGCCCGCGCTGGTGGACCCGATGTTCGAGCCCCCCCGGGACCGCAAGGCCCTCCGTCAAACCCTGGGCCTCGAAGGCACGCACCTGGTGGGGATGATCTCCACCTTCCAGCAGAGCCGCCGTCACGCGCTGGGAGTCGAAGCCTTCGCCGAGTACCGGAAGCAGCGTCCCGAATCCCGCTTGGTGCTCGTAGGCGACGGCGCGCTGCTCGAAGCGACCCGGACACAGGTCTCGGAGCGAGGCCTCACCGAACAGGTGACGTTCGCGGGCTACCAGCAGGGAGCGGACTTCGCGAAGTGGCTGCAGGCCCTGGATGAAGTCTGGATCCTCGGCCTGGGGAACGACTGGAGCGCGCGAGCCGCGGCGCAAGCCAGGGCCTGCGGAGTCCGGGTGGTCGCCGTGAACGAAGGAGCGCTCCCGGAGCTGTCTGACGCGAGGGTGGAATCACCCACGGTGGAAGCCGTCCTCACCGCAGCGTTGTCCGGAGCCAAGGCAGGCGCCCGGCACCCGACGAATGAGCACATCGCCCGGGACATCCTGGCCCTCTACCAGAAGGCAGCGGAGCCGCGGCGATGA
- a CDS encoding glycosyltransferase family 9 protein: protein MAWHKRLETWAKLALTLLASLLFWRPGRRRSPGTPLPHPRKVLLVRPDNRVGEALLTTPLMRTLKAHLHPAPEVHVLVHAKVARVLQGHPDADAVLAFDRRMLWLGPLAPGIRALRRARYDTVVDCANWSAPSVTSALVSRMVGPRAVVIGPGIWPVSLLQSVSVPARSDTRHEAIQRTHLLTPLTRGAVAHGISFREPVLGEVFRGYLATFSGTGSRRAVINPGGRLGERRIPAEAFAAAARELISLGYSPVVTWGPGEEALARSVLSGAPGAELAPATSIDELGALMRTAGLTICNNTGPMHLSVAVGAPTLAFFLRIDMERWGHAVAPHRMVDLTPIVDGASGVGLEQRVAAEVRSFVAERASLTG, encoded by the coding sequence ATGGCGTGGCACAAGCGGCTTGAAACGTGGGCGAAGCTGGCACTGACGCTCCTGGCGTCCCTCCTGTTCTGGCGCCCCGGACGTCGCCGTTCTCCCGGGACGCCCCTCCCCCACCCGCGAAAGGTCCTGCTCGTCCGGCCCGACAACCGCGTGGGCGAGGCCCTTCTCACGACGCCCCTGATGCGGACCCTCAAGGCGCATCTCCACCCGGCTCCGGAGGTGCACGTGCTGGTGCACGCCAAGGTGGCTCGCGTCCTCCAGGGACACCCTGACGCGGACGCGGTCCTGGCGTTCGACCGGCGCATGCTGTGGCTGGGGCCGCTGGCGCCGGGCATCCGTGCCCTCCGTCGCGCGCGCTATGACACCGTGGTCGACTGCGCCAACTGGAGTGCTCCTTCGGTGACGAGCGCGCTCGTCTCTCGGATGGTGGGCCCCAGGGCGGTCGTCATTGGCCCCGGTATCTGGCCGGTGTCGCTGCTGCAGTCGGTGTCCGTGCCTGCCCGCTCCGATACGCGGCACGAGGCCATTCAGCGCACCCACCTGCTGACGCCCCTGACGAGGGGGGCTGTCGCCCATGGGATTTCGTTCCGAGAGCCGGTGCTGGGCGAGGTGTTCCGCGGCTATCTGGCGACGTTCTCCGGGACGGGTTCGCGGCGCGCGGTCATCAACCCGGGGGGACGGTTGGGCGAGCGCCGCATCCCGGCCGAGGCGTTCGCGGCGGCGGCCCGGGAGCTGATTTCGCTCGGCTACTCGCCGGTCGTGACGTGGGGGCCGGGAGAGGAGGCCCTGGCTCGGAGCGTGCTCTCCGGCGCTCCGGGGGCGGAGCTGGCTCCGGCGACCAGCATCGATGAGCTGGGTGCGCTCATGCGGACCGCGGGCCTCACCATCTGCAACAACACCGGGCCCATGCACCTGTCGGTCGCCGTGGGCGCGCCCACGCTCGCGTTCTTCCTGCGCATCGATATGGAGCGCTGGGGCCATGCGGTGGCGCCCCACCGGATGGTGGACCTGACGCCCATCGTGGATGGGGCTTCCGGCGTGGGGCTGGAGCAGCGCGTGGCCGCGGAGGTCCGGTCGTTCGTCGCGGAGCGGGCCTCGCTCACGGGGTGA
- the gmk gene encoding guanylate kinase gives MNEPTGLQPGLLLVLSAPSGAGKTTLAHRLLKEMPDGIFSTSVTTRRPRGKEQEGVDYHFVGVAAFQEKIERGEFVEWAEVHGHFYGSPQSVVDEARTRRGTAIFDIDVQGGQAIKRKHPDAVLIFVLPPSMEELERRLRDRQTDSDETIRRRMLAARSEIERGIASYDYIVVNDDIERAYQELRSVVVAEKCRRGRVDLSKLKFGS, from the coding sequence ATGAACGAACCCACTGGACTCCAGCCTGGCCTGCTCCTCGTCCTCTCTGCGCCGTCCGGAGCGGGAAAGACCACCCTCGCGCACCGGCTGCTGAAGGAGATGCCGGACGGCATCTTCTCCACCAGCGTCACGACCCGGCGCCCCCGGGGCAAGGAGCAGGAGGGCGTGGACTACCACTTCGTGGGAGTCGCGGCCTTCCAGGAGAAGATCGAGAGGGGCGAGTTCGTGGAGTGGGCCGAGGTCCACGGCCACTTCTACGGCAGCCCCCAGTCGGTGGTGGATGAAGCCCGCACGCGCCGTGGCACCGCCATCTTTGACATCGACGTCCAGGGTGGGCAGGCCATCAAGCGCAAGCACCCCGACGCGGTCCTGATCTTCGTGCTGCCCCCCTCCATGGAGGAACTGGAGCGGCGGCTCCGCGACCGTCAGACGGACTCGGACGAGACCATCCGCCGCCGGATGCTGGCTGCCCGCTCGGAGATCGAGCGAGGGATCGCGTCTTACGACTACATCGTGGTGAACGACGACATTGAGCGCGCCTACCAGGAACTGCGCTCGGTAGTGGTCGCGGAGAAGTGCCGGCGGGGAAGGGTGGACCTCTCCAAGCTCAAGTTCGGGAGCTGA
- a CDS encoding YicC/YloC family endoribonuclease: protein MLKSMTGFGSGRARVGDEEVSVEARSLNHKFCEVKVRLPRELSALEPALVKQVKDRLARGSVEILVRRQAATVSGNVPTVDAALAREYARAFREVAEAMGQSVEIAWSQVANQPGVIRLEEKGVDVESATQATQTALQQALAALETMRNTEGESIHTDLDTRMKLIEGWSQEVARLAPRAVSDYQQRLTDRVAELARGVAVDPQRLAQEVALFAERTDIAEEVTRLATHLEQFRLLMASPEPVGRRMDFLVQEMHREVNTTGSKSQHAEISARVVSMKAEVERIREQVQNVE, encoded by the coding sequence ATGCTCAAGAGCATGACCGGATTTGGTTCGGGCCGCGCCCGCGTGGGGGACGAAGAGGTCTCCGTGGAAGCACGCTCGCTCAACCACAAGTTCTGCGAAGTGAAGGTCCGGCTGCCGCGCGAGCTGTCCGCGCTCGAGCCGGCCCTCGTGAAGCAGGTGAAGGACCGCCTCGCGCGAGGCTCCGTGGAGATCCTGGTGCGCCGCCAGGCCGCCACGGTTTCGGGCAATGTCCCCACGGTGGATGCCGCCCTGGCCCGCGAATACGCGCGCGCCTTCCGCGAAGTCGCCGAGGCGATGGGCCAGTCGGTGGAGATCGCCTGGTCGCAGGTGGCCAACCAGCCGGGCGTCATCCGCCTGGAGGAGAAGGGCGTGGACGTGGAGTCCGCCACCCAGGCGACGCAGACCGCGCTCCAGCAGGCGCTCGCGGCCCTGGAGACGATGCGGAACACCGAAGGCGAGTCCATCCATACGGACCTGGACACCCGGATGAAGCTCATCGAGGGCTGGAGCCAGGAGGTCGCCCGGCTCGCGCCTCGCGCGGTCAGTGACTACCAGCAGCGGCTCACCGACCGCGTCGCGGAGCTGGCGCGCGGCGTCGCGGTGGATCCGCAGCGCCTGGCGCAGGAAGTGGCCCTGTTCGCCGAGCGCACGGACATCGCGGAAGAGGTGACCCGGCTCGCGACCCACCTCGAGCAGTTCCGGCTCCTGATGGCGAGCCCCGAGCCGGTGGGCCGGCGCATGGACTTCCTCGTGCAGGAGATGCACCGCGAGGTGAATACGACAGGCTCCAAGAGCCAGCACGCGGAGATCTCCGCGCGCGTGGTCTCGATGAAGGCCGAGGTCGAGCGCATCCGCGAACAGGTGCAGAACGTCGAATGA
- the lpxK gene encoding tetraacyldisaccharide 4'-kinase: protein MTGGPTALERIFYPPAPEPWTRRALLSPLTLLSWTYSGAVRLRSALYDSGLKRAEQVEGLRVISIGNLNVGGTGKTPAALHLAELLIREGRKVGILTRGYGRESQAPLTFTGAEPLPAVTEAGDEPLLLARRCPGARLFVGADRVAAAFRARDDFGLDTVLLDDGFQHRRLHRDEDLVVVDEAVGLGNGQLLPRGPLREPPSALRRATLLWLRAASGDAAPNPWLEAVTVPRVRTRYGPTGWWDPSGTEHATKALEGKPVLALAGLARPGGFLKTVTTLGAEVRDAALFPDHHRFTADELRQVEARARQHGALVVTTEKDAVRLPAGFEAWVVRLGVEVLEGEAHLKRALGLTGETRDL from the coding sequence ATGACGGGCGGACCCACGGCCCTGGAGCGGATCTTCTATCCGCCGGCACCGGAGCCCTGGACCCGTCGTGCCCTCCTGTCGCCACTCACGCTGTTGTCCTGGACCTACAGCGGAGCGGTCCGCCTCCGAAGCGCCCTCTACGACTCAGGACTGAAGCGAGCCGAACAGGTTGAAGGCCTGCGGGTCATCTCCATCGGCAACCTCAACGTCGGAGGCACGGGCAAGACCCCCGCGGCCCTCCATCTCGCGGAGCTGCTGATCCGCGAAGGGCGCAAGGTCGGAATCCTGACCCGAGGCTACGGACGCGAGTCCCAGGCACCCCTCACCTTCACCGGAGCGGAGCCCCTGCCCGCTGTGACGGAAGCCGGAGACGAACCCCTGCTGCTCGCACGCCGGTGCCCAGGAGCCCGGCTCTTCGTGGGAGCGGACCGCGTCGCGGCGGCATTCCGGGCCCGGGACGACTTCGGCCTGGACACGGTCCTCCTGGACGATGGCTTCCAGCATCGCCGCCTGCACCGCGACGAAGACCTGGTGGTCGTGGACGAAGCCGTGGGCCTGGGCAACGGACAACTGCTCCCAAGAGGCCCGCTGCGAGAGCCCCCATCTGCCCTGCGCCGCGCCACGCTCCTCTGGCTGCGAGCCGCCTCGGGGGACGCCGCCCCCAACCCATGGCTCGAAGCAGTGACCGTCCCCAGGGTCCGCACGCGCTATGGGCCCACGGGCTGGTGGGACCCATCAGGCACCGAGCACGCGACGAAAGCGCTCGAAGGAAAACCGGTCCTCGCCCTGGCGGGGCTGGCCCGGCCCGGAGGCTTCCTGAAAACCGTGACCACCCTCGGAGCGGAGGTCCGGGACGCGGCCCTCTTCCCGGATCACCATCGCTTCACGGCGGACGAGCTGCGCCAGGTCGAAGCCCGGGCCCGCCAGCACGGGGCGCTCGTGGTGACGACGGAGAAGGACGCGGTGCGCCTGCCCGCCGGCTTCGAGGCGTGGGTGGTGCGCCTGGGCGTGGAGGTCCTGGAGGGCGAGGCGCATCTGAAGCGGGCGCTCGGGCTGACGGGAGAGACGCGCGACTTGTGA